A region from the Ursus arctos isolate Adak ecotype North America unplaced genomic scaffold, UrsArc2.0 scaffold_6, whole genome shotgun sequence genome encodes:
- the LOC113252632 gene encoding 60S ribosomal protein L31-like, translated as MRWSAFLKWASRMAPAKKGGKKKGHSAINEVATEEDTVNIPKHIHGVGFKKCATQALKQIWRFAVKEMGTPDVCIDTRFDKGAWAKGMRNIPYCVCVRLPRKHHKDEDPPNKLYTLVTYVSVTTFKN; from the coding sequence atgagatggAGTGCTTTTCTAAAATGGGCTAGCAGAATGGCTCCTGCAAAGAAGGGTGGCAAGAAGAAAGGCCATTCTGCCATCAATGAGGTGGCAACTGAAGAAGACACCGTCAACATTCCCAAGCACATCCATGGAGTGGGTTTCAAGAAATGTGCCACTCAGGCCCTCAAACAGATCTGGAGATTTGCCGTGAAGGAGATGGGAACTCCAGATGTGTGCATCGACACCAGGTTTGACAAAGGTGCCTGGGCCAAAGGAATGAGGAATATTCCCTATTGTGTCTGTGTGCGGTTGCCCAGAAAACATCACAAGGATGAAGATCCACCAAACAAGCTCTATACGTTGGTTACCTATGTATCTGTCACCACCTTCAAAAATTGA